In one window of Flavobacterium ginsengisoli DNA:
- a CDS encoding glycoside hydrolase, whose translation MRKIYISLLLVTTSMSFAQRTVTISTDNVVQTMDGFGGSDAWRTQFVGKNWPEQKKNAIADLLFSKEIDAQGNPKGIGLSIWRFNLGAGSTEQGENSKVSDEWRRSECFLNADGTYDFSKQEGQRWFLQAAKKRGVEKFLIFTNSPPVYMTNNGLSFASQKNKLNLKDGAIPKFADFLVQSIQGLEKKEGIKFDYVSPINEPQWEWMPKHGDTNSQEGTPATNQEIYNLTKSLSEKLKAKKMSTEIVIAEAAQIDYLYENVNSENRDNQIDYFFGNTKTNVTKFSNVKNVILGHSYFTTWPVERQVLSRKLIAKEVKQKPGLKYWQSEYCILENPGEAEIPGGSGGGRDLGMQTALFVARLIHNDIAVANAASWQWWTSITRVDYKDGLIYLDDGKSNGGTAPDYVRNDGEFHDSKLLWALGNYSLFVRPGMLRVDIPNQNELDKANDVMLTAYKDIQSKKLIVVAVNCGKSAQEYKFDLSKGTLKNNEFTPYVTSDTSNLKRAEVQKNGNLEIPARSVVTFVGELQ comes from the coding sequence ATGAGAAAAATATATATCTCGCTTTTATTGGTAACAACTTCAATGTCATTTGCACAGCGAACGGTTACTATTAGCACAGATAATGTAGTGCAAACCATGGATGGTTTTGGAGGCTCTGATGCTTGGAGAACACAGTTTGTGGGGAAAAATTGGCCTGAACAGAAAAAAAATGCCATTGCAGATTTGCTTTTTAGTAAAGAAATAGATGCACAAGGAAATCCAAAAGGAATCGGACTTTCGATCTGGCGATTTAATCTTGGCGCAGGGAGTACAGAACAAGGAGAAAACAGTAAAGTTTCTGACGAATGGAGAAGAAGCGAATGTTTTCTGAATGCTGACGGGACTTATGATTTCTCAAAACAAGAAGGACAAAGATGGTTTTTGCAGGCGGCTAAAAAACGTGGAGTAGAAAAGTTTCTTATTTTTACTAATAGTCCTCCAGTCTATATGACTAATAACGGATTATCTTTTGCCTCTCAAAAGAATAAACTGAATCTAAAAGATGGTGCAATTCCAAAATTTGCCGATTTCTTAGTTCAAAGTATTCAAGGATTGGAGAAAAAAGAAGGAATCAAATTCGATTATGTTAGTCCGATTAATGAACCGCAATGGGAATGGATGCCAAAACACGGAGATACAAATAGTCAAGAAGGAACACCAGCAACCAATCAGGAAATATATAATTTGACCAAATCACTTTCAGAAAAATTGAAGGCTAAAAAAATGAGTACTGAGATTGTAATTGCAGAGGCCGCTCAAATCGATTATTTGTATGAAAATGTAAATTCAGAAAACCGTGACAATCAAATCGATTATTTCTTTGGAAATACCAAAACGAATGTGACCAAGTTTTCAAACGTAAAAAATGTAATTCTCGGGCATAGTTATTTTACAACATGGCCAGTTGAAAGACAGGTTTTAAGCCGAAAATTAATTGCTAAAGAAGTCAAGCAAAAACCGGGATTAAAATATTGGCAATCGGAATACTGTATTTTAGAAAACCCAGGAGAAGCTGAAATCCCTGGCGGTTCTGGCGGCGGAAGAGATTTAGGAATGCAGACTGCTTTGTTCGTTGCTCGTTTAATTCATAATGATATTGCGGTTGCCAATGCAGCTTCTTGGCAATGGTGGACATCAATAACAAGAGTAGATTACAAGGATGGTTTAATTTATTTAGACGATGGAAAAAGTAACGGCGGAACTGCTCCAGATTATGTAAGAAATGATGGAGAATTTCACGATTCAAAACTGCTTTGGGCCTTAGGAAATTATTCGCTTTTTGTTCGTCCAGGGATGTTGAGAGTTGATATTCCAAACCAAAACGAATTAGACAAAGCAAATGATGTGATGCTAACAGCTTACAAAGATATTCAAAGCAAAAAACTGATTGTAGTAGCAGTAAACTGCGGAAAATCGGCGCAAGAATACAAATTTGATTTATCAAAAGGAACTTTAAAAAATAACGAGTTCACACCTTACGTAACTTCTGATACATCAAATCTAAAAAGAGCCGAAGTTCAGAAAAATGGAAATCTAGAAATTCCTGCAAGATCTGTAGTGACGTTTGTTGGAGAGTTGCAATAA
- a CDS encoding sugar-binding domain-containing protein — protein sequence MITKKTLIPVLLFSCLSASSQISFGDSKKINDNWKFNLQETPEAKNNVFDDSKWQQVNVPHDWSVKGQLSPTLASCTGYLPGGIAWYRKSINIPQTKSGEKVYLYFEGVYNRSEVFINGHSLGKRPNGYISFAYDATEFVKFGGENTISVRVDHSQSADSRWYTGSGIYRNVWLVYANPVHIAQWGVYAYPEVKKGAGTLNVEVDVENGSSSKSALTVVNELFSKDGKSVAKSSSKVDLVAKQNGKISTKLNVKNPQLWDLDNPNLYELRTTVLKDGKEIDKTVTQTGFRNFTFDPNNGFALNGKWMKMKGVCLHHDAGVLGSAVPREVWKTRLKTLKEIGVNAIRTSHNPQAPDFYELCDELGLLVLNEAYDEWEFPKRKWLEGWNYGTPGFEGSFDIFADYAEKDLEDFVRRDRNHLSVFAWSIGNEVDYPNDPYSHPVLDKGKDGFGQATYGGYKPDAPDAMRLGAIAKRLVAAVKKYDKSRPTTAGLAGVAMSNETEYPGALDITGYNYTESKYKSDHEKYPKRVIYGSENVHDMEPWLAVKNNKFIFGQFLWTGIDYLGESGRWPSRGFYSGLVDFAGVIKPRGYFRQSLWSDQPMAYLGTYPLTNEKDISKDAWAIWNYENGQKIRVVCYTNACKSAFRIKRKSSGRN from the coding sequence ATGATTACAAAGAAAACCTTAATCCCCGTATTACTCTTTTCGTGTCTATCTGCAAGCAGTCAAATATCGTTTGGAGATTCTAAGAAAATAAATGACAACTGGAAATTCAATCTTCAGGAAACTCCAGAAGCAAAAAATAATGTATTTGATGATAGTAAATGGCAACAAGTAAATGTACCGCACGACTGGAGCGTAAAAGGCCAGTTGAGTCCAACATTAGCAAGTTGCACAGGTTATTTGCCTGGCGGAATTGCTTGGTATAGAAAATCAATTAATATTCCGCAAACCAAATCTGGAGAAAAAGTCTATTTGTATTTTGAAGGAGTTTATAATAGAAGCGAAGTTTTCATCAACGGGCATTCTTTAGGAAAACGTCCAAACGGATATATTTCTTTTGCTTATGATGCAACAGAGTTTGTAAAATTTGGTGGAGAAAATACAATTTCGGTTCGTGTAGACCACAGCCAAAGCGCCGACTCAAGATGGTACACTGGATCTGGAATTTATAGAAATGTGTGGTTGGTTTATGCCAATCCGGTTCATATTGCACAATGGGGCGTTTACGCTTATCCAGAGGTTAAAAAAGGAGCAGGAACTTTGAATGTTGAGGTTGATGTAGAGAACGGATCTTCATCAAAATCTGCTTTAACTGTTGTAAATGAATTATTTTCAAAAGACGGAAAATCGGTCGCAAAATCATCTTCAAAAGTTGATCTCGTTGCAAAACAAAACGGGAAAATTTCAACAAAATTAAATGTCAAAAATCCGCAATTATGGGACTTAGACAATCCGAATTTATATGAACTGAGAACAACAGTTTTAAAAGACGGAAAAGAAATTGATAAAACAGTAACACAAACAGGTTTTAGAAACTTCACATTCGATCCAAACAATGGTTTTGCCCTTAACGGAAAATGGATGAAAATGAAAGGAGTCTGTTTGCACCACGATGCTGGAGTTTTAGGATCTGCAGTTCCAAGAGAAGTTTGGAAAACGAGATTAAAAACGCTGAAAGAAATTGGTGTAAATGCCATTCGCACAAGCCACAATCCGCAAGCGCCAGATTTCTATGAACTTTGCGACGAACTAGGATTGTTGGTTTTAAACGAAGCGTATGACGAATGGGAATTTCCAAAACGTAAATGGTTAGAAGGCTGGAACTATGGGACACCGGGATTTGAAGGTTCATTTGATATTTTTGCAGATTATGCCGAAAAAGATCTTGAAGATTTTGTACGTCGTGACAGAAATCATCTTTCTGTATTTGCATGGAGTATTGGTAACGAAGTAGATTATCCAAACGATCCGTATTCTCACCCAGTTTTAGATAAAGGAAAAGACGGTTTTGGGCAAGCGACTTACGGTGGTTATAAACCAGATGCGCCAGATGCCATGAGACTTGGAGCAATTGCAAAACGTTTGGTCGCTGCAGTAAAAAAATACGACAAATCAAGACCGACAACTGCTGGTTTGGCTGGAGTTGCCATGTCTAACGAAACAGAATATCCAGGAGCTTTAGATATTACAGGATATAATTATACCGAAAGCAAGTACAAATCAGATCACGAAAAGTATCCAAAAAGAGTGATTTATGGAAGTGAAAATGTTCATGATATGGAACCTTGGTTGGCAGTAAAAAACAATAAGTTTATTTTCGGTCAATTTCTTTGGACAGGAATCGATTATTTGGGAGAATCAGGAAGATGGCCTTCAAGAGGATTTTATTCTGGTTTAGTTGATTTTGCTGGAGTTATCAAACCCCGTGGTTATTTCCGTCAATCATTATGGTCAGATCAACCAATGGCATATTTAGGAACTTATCCTTTGACAAACGAAAAAGACATTTCTAAAGATGCTTGGGCAATTTGGAATTATGAAAACGGACAAAAAATTCGTGTGGTTTGTTATACCAATGCTTGCAAAAGCGCGTTTAGAATTAAACGGAAAAGTAGTGGGAGAAACTAA
- a CDS encoding DUF4982 domain-containing protein gives MLAKARLELNGKVVGETKLYDEKTGIIYWDIPFASGKLEAVGLDKNDKEVSRFAINSTQQPVELTIADKDITISKDKGVAKIMVQVKDQNGLPVMLSDNEVTCTINGAATLLGLEAGNNSDMTDYTDNVQRVFHGHIASIYSGKWRFYSAYKS, from the coding sequence ATGCTTGCAAAAGCGCGTTTAGAATTAAACGGAAAAGTAGTGGGAGAAACTAAATTGTATGACGAAAAAACCGGAATTATCTATTGGGATATTCCGTTTGCTTCAGGAAAATTAGAAGCAGTTGGTTTAGATAAAAACGATAAAGAAGTAAGCCGTTTCGCCATTAATTCAACACAACAGCCAGTTGAATTAACAATTGCTGATAAAGACATTACAATTAGCAAAGACAAAGGCGTAGCGAAAATTATGGTTCAGGTAAAAGACCAAAACGGCCTTCCGGTAATGCTTTCAGACAATGAAGTTACTTGTACGATTAACGGTGCGGCAACTTTGTTAGGATTAGAAGCAGGAAATAACAGCGACATGACTGATTACACAGATAACGTACAGCGTGTATTTCACGGACATATTGCAAGCATATATTCAGGCAAATGGAGATTCTACAGCGCCTATAAAAGTTAA
- a CDS encoding glycoside hydrolase family 27 protein — protein MKITNLLTVTIGAFFLSVATNAQKKTFQKEEFKQWAQTPPMGWNSWDCYGPTVEEHEVKANADYMAKELKKFGWEYIVVDIRWFVENDKAGGYNQTDPRYVMDQYGRYLPAVNRFPSAKDGQGFKPLADYIHKKGLKFGIHIMRGIPKKAVEDKLPIKGANGITADQVYSTALQCEWLRDNYTVVADKPGAQEYYDSIFELYAQWGVDFIKIDDLSRPYHEGEINLIRNAIDKCGRKIVLSTSPGETPIEAAPHVTTHANMWRMVDDVWDTWPHITHLMDVAQKWYPHIAPEHGQIAI, from the coding sequence ATGAAAATTACAAACTTACTTACGGTAACAATAGGAGCTTTTTTTCTATCTGTTGCAACTAACGCGCAAAAGAAAACGTTTCAAAAAGAAGAATTCAAACAATGGGCTCAAACCCCGCCAATGGGCTGGAATAGCTGGGATTGTTACGGACCAACAGTTGAAGAACATGAGGTAAAAGCCAACGCCGATTATATGGCAAAAGAGTTGAAGAAATTCGGTTGGGAATACATCGTAGTCGATATCAGATGGTTTGTTGAAAATGATAAAGCAGGAGGATACAACCAAACAGATCCACGTTACGTAATGGATCAGTACGGAAGATATTTGCCAGCTGTTAACCGTTTTCCTTCAGCAAAAGATGGACAAGGTTTTAAGCCTTTGGCAGATTATATTCATAAAAAAGGATTAAAATTCGGAATCCATATTATGCGTGGCATTCCTAAAAAAGCAGTCGAAGATAAACTGCCAATTAAAGGAGCAAACGGAATCACTGCAGATCAAGTTTATTCTACAGCATTACAATGCGAATGGCTGAGAGACAATTATACTGTTGTAGCAGACAAACCAGGAGCACAAGAATATTATGATTCTATTTTCGAATTGTACGCGCAATGGGGAGTAGATTTTATAAAAATAGATGATCTATCAAGACCATATCACGAAGGCGAAATCAACTTAATAAGAAACGCAATCGACAAATGCGGACGTAAAATTGTTTTAAGTACATCGCCTGGAGAAACACCAATCGAAGCAGCGCCTCACGTAACTACACATGCTAATATGTGGCGTATGGTTGATGATGTTTGGGATACATGGCCTCATATTACGCATTTAATGGATGTAGCTCAAAAATGGTATCCGCACATTGCACCGGAACATGGCCAGATTGCGATATGA
- a CDS encoding alpha-galactosidase, giving the protein MVSAHCTGTWPDCDMIPLGRISIRGERGEDRMTRLTKDEQYTLITFFNIFKSPLFFGGDLPSNDAFTLSLLTNKEVVKMHNQSTDVKQLFQKDGKIAVTSKNPKDGSVYLALFNISDNGSQKVSVNLSDLGISGSAEVLNMWTGEKSKTTSNEIGTDLKPHSSILYQLKSKK; this is encoded by the coding sequence ATGGTATCCGCACATTGCACCGGAACATGGCCAGATTGCGATATGATTCCGTTAGGACGTATTTCAATTAGAGGAGAAAGAGGTGAAGACCGTATGACGCGTTTGACAAAAGACGAACAATATACTTTGATTACATTTTTTAATATTTTCAAATCGCCATTGTTTTTTGGAGGAGATTTGCCAAGTAATGACGCTTTTACATTATCATTATTGACGAATAAAGAAGTCGTAAAAATGCACAATCAAAGTACTGATGTAAAACAGCTTTTTCAAAAAGACGGAAAAATTGCTGTCACTTCAAAAAATCCAAAAGATGGCAGTGTTTATCTGGCTTTATTTAATATTTCTGATAACGGTTCACAAAAAGTTTCAGTAAACCTTTCTGATTTAGGAATTTCTGGTTCGGCTGAAGTTTTGAATATGTGGACAGGCGAAAAATCAAAAACTACATCAAATGAAATTGGAACTGATTTAAAACCTCACAGTTCTATTTTATATCAATTAAAAAGTAAAAAATAA